The Panicum virgatum strain AP13 chromosome 5K, P.virgatum_v5, whole genome shotgun sequence genome has a window encoding:
- the LOC120710295 gene encoding BTB/POZ and MATH domain-containing protein 3-like, with product MVENGSIINGSLAITLSAYALPSPPKKQSLLSKDFGHILESGDGSDVSFRVGDEDFPAHRLVIQARSPALAAEIPAAPGASIAIGGDIDPKAFGAFLKFLYTEDLPGAEEILGEEYSKESGCQMRESLFHVAERFNHEEMKGILEEQMLAKLDASTAARTLSFAEQHGRQQLQETCCRMVVSKGWLQEVIQSDGWFGHLMPSSNYPTVAKDALLLEASRALKKPRGPVPNAGA from the coding sequence ATGGTGGAGAACGGTTCCATTATCAATGGCTCCCTAGCAATCACACTCAGCGCTTatgccctcccctcccctcccaagAAGCAGTCACTTCTCAGTAAAGATTTCGGCCATATCCTGGAGAGCGGAGATGGAAGCGACGTGAGCTTCCGTGTTGGAGATGAAGATTTCCCCGCACACAGACTCGTCATCCAAGCTCGCTCGCCAGCATTGGCAGCGGAGATCCCTGCTGCTCCAGGGGCATCCATCGCAATCGGAGGAGATATTGATCCAAAGGCCTTTGGTGCCTTCCTCAAGTTCTTGTACACCGAGGACCTGCCGGGGGCAGAGGAGATACTGGGAGAAGAGTACAGCAAGGAAAGTGGCTGCCAAATGAGAGAATCACTGTTTCATGTGGCTGAGAGGTTTAACCATGAGGAAATGAAGGGGATTCTGGAGGAGCAGATGCTTGCAAAACTAGATGCATCTACAGCTGCACGGACTTTGTCATTTGCAGAACAGCATGGTCGCCAACAACTGCAAGAGACTTGCTGCCGAATGGTGGTATCAAAAGGGTGGTTGCAAGAAGTTATTCAGTCTGATGGGTGGTTTGGGCATCTCATGCCAAGCAGCAATTACCCGACGGTCGCCAAAGATGCATTACTATTGGAAGCAAGCCGAGCACTTAAGAAACCCAGAGGACCAGTTCCTAATGCAGGTGCATAG